Proteins from one Polynucleobacter wuianus genomic window:
- a CDS encoding DUF2244 domain-containing protein: MSPKRWQMRRNCALTPKQLLQFYVVLVCLSLIVATGFFLAGVWMIPIFTALELTAVTVGFLIYCRHALDCETIEIDGKRLLVKKFIGYRETLFEFNTQWAKIEPPIEGSKTFHISQSALRIELGQFIRHEQQLALIAQVRAYLG, from the coding sequence ATGAGTCCGAAACGTTGGCAAATGCGAAGAAACTGCGCGCTAACACCAAAGCAACTTCTCCAATTTTATGTTGTCTTGGTTTGTCTTTCGCTGATCGTCGCAACAGGCTTCTTTTTGGCAGGCGTATGGATGATTCCAATTTTTACAGCCTTGGAGTTAACGGCGGTAACGGTTGGTTTTTTAATCTACTGCAGACATGCTTTAGATTGTGAAACGATTGAAATTGATGGAAAACGTCTTTTAGTCAAAAAATTTATTGGTTACAGAGAAACCCTTTTTGAATTTAATACTCAGTGGGCAAAAATTGAGCCGCCGATTGAGGGCTCTAAAACATTTCATATCAGCCAATCTGCATTACGGATTGAGCTTGGCCAGTTTATAAGGCATGAGCAGCAGCTTGCCTTGATTGCACAAGTACGTGCTTACCTAGGTTGA